Proteins found in one Calditerricola satsumensis genomic segment:
- a CDS encoding sigma factor-like helix-turn-helix DNA-binding protein — MERLLESLHPRARAILVLRFGLARHEPCTLEEVGRRFGLTRERVRQIEAAALSRLRRTKLSKNLHEYLRKP, encoded by the coding sequence GTGGAACGGCTGCTCGAAAGCCTCCATCCCCGCGCGCGGGCCATTCTCGTCCTCCGTTTCGGACTGGCGCGCCATGAGCCGTGCACGCTGGAGGAAGTGGGCAGGCGGTTCGGCTTGACGCGCGAGCGGGTGCGACAAATCGAGGCGGCTGCCCTGAGTCGGCTGCGCCGGACGAAATTGAGCAAAAACCTCCATGAATACCTGCGAAAACCGTGA
- the ftsH gene encoding ATP-dependent zinc metalloprotease FtsH → MNRFFRNTGFYLLIVLVTVGIVNFIANKDAQTLQIPYHEFRQALAAGNVEKVSVQPDRGVYLIEGTFKQPPAGRPSKQFYTYGPLYTDEVPRLIAQSGIPVEYREQKGDSVWLTFLTSIVPFVIMFVLFFFLLNQAQGGGTRVMNFGKSRAKLYTEDKKKVTFDDVAGADEEKAELVEIVEFLKNPRKFSALGARIPKGVLLVGPPGTGKTLLARAVAGEAGVPFFSISGSDFVEMFVGVGASRVRDLFETAKKHAPCIIFIDEIDAVGRMRGAGLGGGHDEREQTLNQLLVEMDGFGVNEGIIIIAATNRPDILDPALLRPGRFDRQITVDRPDVKGREEILRVHARNKPLAEDVDLKLIAKRTPGFTGADLENLLNEAALLAARRDLKKITMREIDEAIDRVIAGPEKKSRVMSDFERKLVAYHEAGHTVVGYHLEHADAVHKVTIIPRGMAGGYTVMLPKEDRFFMTKSELMDKITGLLGGRVAEELVLGEISTGAHNDFERATNIARRMVTEFGMSEKLGPMQFGRPHGQVFLGRDLGTEQNYSDAIAYEIDREIQRIIRECYERARALLEKHRDELELIAQTLLEKETLDADEIRQLIETGRLDPPAGGADVKVQIQSKPENGAAPARGEEPDQPEKPS, encoded by the coding sequence ATGAACCGTTTCTTCCGGAACACCGGATTTTACTTGCTGATTGTGCTCGTCACGGTTGGAATCGTCAATTTTATTGCCAATAAAGACGCGCAAACGCTGCAAATTCCGTACCATGAGTTCCGGCAAGCCCTTGCGGCGGGAAACGTGGAGAAGGTGTCCGTGCAGCCCGACCGCGGGGTGTACCTCATCGAGGGGACGTTCAAGCAGCCGCCAGCCGGGCGGCCGTCGAAACAGTTTTACACCTACGGCCCCCTCTACACCGATGAAGTGCCGCGCCTCATCGCCCAGAGCGGGATTCCCGTGGAATACCGGGAGCAAAAGGGCGATTCGGTTTGGCTCACCTTTTTGACGTCGATCGTTCCCTTTGTGATCATGTTCGTCCTCTTCTTTTTCCTCCTGAACCAGGCCCAGGGCGGCGGTACCCGGGTGATGAACTTCGGCAAGAGCCGCGCCAAGCTGTACACGGAGGACAAGAAGAAGGTTACCTTTGACGATGTCGCCGGCGCGGATGAGGAAAAGGCGGAGCTGGTGGAGATCGTCGAGTTCTTAAAAAATCCGCGCAAATTTTCCGCCCTCGGGGCGCGCATTCCCAAGGGCGTGCTGCTGGTCGGTCCGCCGGGCACGGGGAAGACGCTCTTGGCGCGCGCGGTGGCCGGCGAGGCGGGCGTGCCCTTTTTCAGCATCAGCGGCTCCGATTTCGTCGAGATGTTCGTCGGGGTGGGCGCCTCGCGGGTGCGCGACCTGTTTGAAACGGCCAAAAAGCATGCCCCGTGCATTATTTTTATCGACGAGATCGACGCCGTGGGCCGGATGCGCGGCGCCGGGCTGGGCGGCGGCCACGACGAGCGGGAGCAGACGCTCAACCAGCTTCTTGTCGAGATGGACGGTTTTGGCGTCAACGAGGGGATCATCATCATCGCCGCCACCAACCGTCCGGACATTCTCGACCCGGCGCTGCTCCGCCCCGGGCGCTTCGACCGGCAGATTACCGTGGATCGGCCCGACGTCAAGGGGCGCGAGGAGATCCTGCGCGTCCACGCGCGCAACAAGCCCCTGGCCGAAGACGTCGACCTGAAGCTGATCGCCAAGCGCACGCCCGGTTTCACCGGTGCCGACCTGGAGAACCTCCTCAACGAGGCGGCGCTCTTGGCGGCGCGTCGCGACCTGAAGAAGATCACCATGCGCGAGATCGACGAGGCCATCGACCGCGTCATTGCCGGTCCGGAGAAAAAGAGCCGCGTGATGAGCGATTTCGAACGCAAGCTCGTCGCCTATCACGAAGCGGGGCACACCGTGGTCGGCTATCACCTCGAGCACGCCGACGCGGTGCACAAGGTGACGATCATCCCCCGCGGGATGGCCGGCGGCTACACGGTGATGCTGCCGAAGGAAGACCGTTTCTTCATGACCAAGTCGGAACTGATGGACAAAATCACCGGCCTCCTCGGCGGACGGGTGGCCGAGGAATTGGTGCTGGGCGAAATCAGCACCGGCGCCCACAACGACTTTGAGCGGGCGACGAACATCGCCCGGCGCATGGTGACGGAATTCGGGATGAGCGAAAAGCTTGGGCCGATGCAGTTTGGCCGCCCGCATGGCCAGGTGTTCCTCGGGCGCGACCTCGGGACCGAGCAGAACTACAGCGACGCCATCGCTTACGAAATCGACCGCGAGATCCAGCGCATCATCCGCGAGTGCTACGAGCGGGCCCGGGCGCTCTTGGAGAAGCACCGCGACGAGCTGGAGCTGATCGCCCAAACCCTGCTGGAGAAGGAAACCCTCGACGCCGACGAGATCCGCCAGCTGATCGAGACGGGACGGCTCGATCCGCCAGCGGGCGGGGCGGATGTCAAGGTGCAGATCCAGTCCAAGCCGGAAAACGGCGCGGCGCCTGCACGCGGCGAGGAGCCCGATCAACCGGAAAAACCATCATAG
- a CDS encoding formate--tetrahydrofolate ligase, translating to MSQAVSLPTRPLDDDIAIARRAKLKPIGEIAAALGLREEEWEPYGRYKAKLSLAILERLKDRPDGKLILVTSMNPTPAGEGKSTVTVGLGQALNRLGKRAIVALREPSLGPNMGVKGGAAGGGYSQVVPMEDINLHFTGDFHAITTAHNTLSALIDNHLHQGNALRLDPRRIVWKRVLDLNDRALRRVVVGLGGPANGVPREDGFDITAASEVMAVLCLATSRSDLKARLARMVIGYTSDRKPVTVGDLGAQGAMAVLLKDALLPNLVQTLENTPALIHGGPFANIAHGCNSLVATKMALKLGEYVVTEAGFGVDLGAEKFLHIKCRTGGLQPAAAVVVATVRALKMHGGVPKDRLHEENLDALRNGLANLEKHLETLDKFHLPAVVAVNRFYTDTEREWNVLAERARERGVPLAFADVWARGGEGGLELAEQVVALAEGADRRGTVRFLYDVNEPLRTKIETIAREVYGADGVRYTAQAEKQMAQIEANGWGRLPVCMAKTPYSLSDDPTRLGRPTGFTLTVRELRPAVGAGFVVALTGDVLTMPGLPKAPAALKMDIDDEGNVYGLF from the coding sequence GTGAGCCAAGCCGTGTCCCTTCCGACACGTCCCCTGGACGACGACATTGCCATTGCCCGACGGGCCAAGCTGAAGCCGATTGGCGAGATCGCCGCGGCGCTGGGGCTGCGCGAAGAGGAGTGGGAGCCCTACGGTCGCTACAAGGCAAAGCTGTCGCTCGCCATCCTCGAGCGGTTGAAGGACCGGCCCGACGGCAAGCTGATCCTCGTCACCTCCATGAACCCCACGCCGGCCGGCGAGGGCAAGTCGACGGTCACCGTGGGCCTGGGGCAGGCCTTGAACCGTTTGGGCAAGCGCGCCATCGTCGCCTTGCGCGAACCGTCCCTTGGCCCGAACATGGGCGTAAAGGGCGGTGCGGCCGGCGGCGGCTACAGCCAGGTCGTACCGATGGAGGACATCAACCTCCATTTCACCGGCGATTTTCACGCCATCACGACGGCGCACAACACCCTGTCGGCCCTGATTGACAACCACCTGCACCAGGGCAACGCCCTCCGCCTCGATCCGCGGCGCATCGTGTGGAAGCGGGTCCTTGATTTGAACGACCGCGCCCTGCGCCGCGTCGTGGTCGGGCTGGGCGGGCCGGCCAACGGCGTTCCACGGGAGGACGGCTTTGACATCACCGCGGCTTCGGAAGTGATGGCCGTCCTGTGTCTGGCCACAAGCCGCTCCGACCTGAAAGCGCGCCTTGCGCGGATGGTGATCGGCTACACCTCCGACCGCAAGCCGGTGACGGTCGGCGACCTGGGGGCCCAGGGGGCCATGGCCGTCCTCTTGAAGGACGCCCTGTTGCCCAATTTGGTGCAGACGCTGGAAAACACGCCGGCCCTCATCCATGGCGGTCCCTTTGCCAACATCGCCCACGGGTGCAACAGCCTCGTGGCCACCAAGATGGCCCTCAAGCTGGGCGAGTACGTCGTCACCGAGGCCGGGTTTGGCGTCGATTTGGGGGCCGAGAAATTCCTCCACATCAAGTGCCGCACCGGAGGCCTTCAGCCGGCGGCGGCGGTGGTGGTGGCCACCGTGCGCGCCCTCAAGATGCACGGCGGCGTGCCGAAGGACCGGCTGCACGAGGAAAACCTCGATGCCCTGCGCAACGGGCTGGCCAACCTGGAAAAGCATCTCGAGACGCTGGACAAGTTTCACCTGCCGGCGGTGGTGGCCGTCAACCGCTTTTACACCGACACCGAGCGGGAGTGGAACGTGCTGGCCGAGAGGGCGCGGGAGCGGGGCGTCCCCTTGGCCTTTGCCGACGTGTGGGCGCGCGGCGGAGAGGGCGGCCTCGAGCTGGCCGAGCAGGTGGTGGCGCTGGCCGAGGGGGCGGATCGCCGCGGCACGGTGCGCTTCCTCTACGACGTGAACGAGCCGCTGCGGACGAAGATCGAGACCATCGCCCGGGAGGTGTATGGCGCCGACGGGGTGCGCTACACCGCCCAGGCGGAGAAGCAGATGGCCCAGATCGAGGCCAACGGCTGGGGCCGGCTGCCGGTGTGCATGGCCAAAACGCCGTATTCCTTGTCCGACGACCCGACGCGCCTCGGCCGCCCGACGGGCTTTACCCTCACCGTGCGCGAGCTGCGCCCAGCGGTTGGAGCGGGGTTCGTCGTCGCGCTGACCGGCGACGTACTGACCATGCCGGGGCTGCCGAAGGCGCCGGCGGCGCTGAAAATGGACATCGACGACGAGGGGAACGTGTACGGGCTCTTCTGA
- a CDS encoding type III pantothenate kinase, whose amino-acid sequence MLLVMDVGNTNIVIGVYEGRKLRHHWRVHTDRDKTEDEYGMLIRALFDHAGLSFSDIEAVVIGSVVPPLMSALERMARKYIGREAMVVGPGIKTGVNIKTENPKEVGADRIINVVAALHLYKPPLIIVDFGTATTFDVIDARGDMIGTAIAPGLVIAAEALFQKAAKLPRIEIARPPHVVGRNTVTAMQSGVYFGYVALVDGLVARIRRELKAPATVVATGGLAELVAAESETIDIVNPFLTLQGLQLLYERNR is encoded by the coding sequence ATGCTGCTTGTGATGGACGTGGGCAACACGAACATCGTCATCGGCGTCTACGAGGGGCGAAAGCTGCGCCACCATTGGCGGGTGCACACCGACCGCGACAAGACGGAAGACGAATACGGCATGTTGATCCGCGCGCTGTTTGACCACGCCGGGCTTTCCTTTTCCGACATCGAGGCGGTGGTGATCGGGTCGGTGGTCCCGCCCCTCATGTCCGCGTTGGAGCGAATGGCGCGCAAGTACATTGGGCGCGAAGCGATGGTGGTGGGTCCGGGCATCAAGACCGGCGTCAACATCAAGACGGAAAACCCCAAGGAGGTCGGCGCCGACCGCATCATCAACGTCGTCGCTGCCCTTCACCTGTACAAGCCGCCGCTCATCATCGTCGATTTCGGCACGGCCACCACATTCGATGTCATCGATGCGCGAGGGGATATGATCGGCACGGCCATCGCGCCGGGGCTGGTCATCGCCGCCGAGGCTCTCTTCCAGAAAGCGGCCAAGCTGCCGCGCATCGAGATCGCCCGCCCGCCCCACGTTGTGGGCCGCAACACGGTGACGGCCATGCAGTCCGGCGTGTACTTCGGCTACGTGGCCCTCGTTGACGGCCTGGTGGCGCGCATCCGGCGCGAGCTGAAGGCGCCGGCCACCGTGGTGGCCACCGGCGGCCTGGCCGAGCTGGTGGCTGCCGAGTCGGAGACCATTGACATCGTCAACCCGTTCTTGACGCTCCAGGGGCTGCAGCTCTTGTACGAGCGGAACCGATAA
- a CDS encoding sigma-70 family RNA polymerase sigma factor — protein sequence MAHSRRIRTRRRARLARVEQQLNVRLPIAVGEDEATLRFLEAVAVAPVHTRPEEQELIRRVQELGDPAACDALVRGHLRHVVAVAVRFQGRGLSLMDLIQEGVIGLLAAIARFDRRRRVRLAHYARWWIAQAIARAVHDKGDRIRLPVHMHVRLREYRTCATRLAQELGRFPRPDEVATALQTSEGEVNQLRAPGMGVARCRRTARRRIHRVAGWCAGRRGGTAYACRRVGERGKRPRRVDRARRPARASGTAARKPPSPRAGHSRPPFRTGAP from the coding sequence ATGGCCCACAGCCGGCGTATCCGCACCCGTCGCCGCGCACGTCTCGCGCGCGTCGAACAGCAGTTGAACGTGCGTCTGCCGATCGCCGTGGGCGAGGACGAAGCGACGCTTCGGTTTTTGGAGGCGGTGGCGGTCGCCCCCGTCCACACCCGTCCGGAAGAGCAGGAACTGATCCGGCGGGTGCAGGAATTGGGCGATCCGGCGGCGTGCGATGCCCTGGTGCGCGGACACCTGCGCCATGTGGTGGCGGTGGCCGTGCGGTTTCAAGGCCGCGGCCTTTCGCTCATGGACCTCATCCAGGAGGGCGTCATTGGCCTCCTTGCGGCCATCGCGCGCTTTGATCGCCGGCGCCGGGTTCGCCTGGCCCACTACGCCCGGTGGTGGATTGCCCAGGCGATTGCCCGGGCCGTCCATGACAAAGGCGACCGGATTCGCCTCCCGGTCCATATGCACGTGCGCCTGCGCGAATACCGAACCTGCGCGACGCGCCTGGCCCAGGAGTTGGGGCGTTTTCCGCGCCCGGACGAAGTGGCCACCGCCCTGCAGACGAGCGAGGGGGAGGTGAACCAGCTGCGCGCTCCTGGAATGGGCGTGGCTCGATGTCGACGGACCGCTCGACGGCGCATCCACCGTGTGGCCGGATGGTGCGCCGGACGACGCGGAGGAACCGCTTATGCTTGCCGACGTGTTGGGGAGCGAGGAAAACGACCCCGAAGGGTGGATCGAGCGCGCCGACCTGCGCGCGCAAGTGGAACGGCTGCTCGAAAGCCTCCATCCCCGCGCGCGGGCCATTCTCGTCCTCCGTTTCGGACTGGCGCGCCATGA